Proteins from a single region of Haloarcula laminariae:
- a CDS encoding HalOD1 output domain-containing protein — protein MADEGTVTHAVVSAVARAEGVDPTDVEPPLSESVDTEALERLFRDTRGHVTFEYKEYVVTVSSDGDVALEPLVT, from the coding sequence ATGGCAGACGAAGGCACAGTGACACATGCGGTCGTCTCGGCGGTGGCTCGCGCCGAGGGCGTCGACCCGACGGACGTCGAGCCGCCGCTGTCCGAGTCCGTCGACACAGAGGCATTAGAGCGGCTCTTCCGTGACACCCGAGGCCACGTCACCTTCGAGTACAAGGAGTACGTGGTGACGGTCAGCAGCGACGGCGACGTCGCGCTCGAACCCCTGGTCACGTGA
- the lysA gene encoding diaminopimelate decarboxylase produces MSQDSPPVRRLADWDHDRLGRLAADHGTPLYVVDLDRVAENYERFASAFPDAHVMYAAKAHTGHAVLSKLLETGADIECAAAGELQRAIEAGADPNTLQYTAVNPPDADLDYAVELAAENPGLTITGGARDTFDRLEERGYDGRVAIRINPGIGTGHHEKVATGKDAKFGIPYEQVPEVAADVADRFDLVGIHAHAGSGVLHDDLDDHCRAIGKVADMGRRVEREVTPLSFVDFGGGFGVPYREDEEPLDMQVVGEKVRDAVGDLDAQIKLEPGRYVVADAELILTAVNTVKEAPAATVVGVDASLATLIRPAMFGSYHPIRNVSAPKREAEPVSVGGPCCTSADVFCTDRPIARPERTDLLAIGNAGAYGYELANQFHSQPRPAEVAIEGGETRVVRERETLADVTRMER; encoded by the coding sequence ATGAGTCAGGACTCGCCGCCGGTCCGCCGCCTCGCGGACTGGGACCACGACCGTCTCGGTCGGCTCGCGGCAGACCACGGAACGCCGCTGTACGTCGTCGACCTCGACCGCGTCGCCGAGAACTACGAGCGGTTCGCGTCAGCCTTCCCCGACGCCCACGTGATGTACGCCGCGAAGGCCCACACCGGCCACGCCGTCCTCTCGAAACTTCTGGAGACCGGCGCGGACATCGAGTGTGCCGCCGCGGGCGAACTACAGCGGGCCATCGAGGCCGGCGCGGACCCGAACACGCTCCAGTACACCGCGGTGAACCCGCCGGACGCGGACCTCGACTACGCGGTCGAACTGGCCGCGGAGAACCCCGGCCTCACTATCACCGGCGGCGCCCGCGACACCTTCGACCGCCTCGAAGAGCGCGGCTACGACGGCCGCGTCGCAATCCGCATCAACCCCGGTATCGGCACCGGTCACCACGAGAAGGTGGCGACGGGCAAGGACGCCAAGTTCGGCATCCCCTACGAGCAGGTGCCAGAGGTCGCCGCGGACGTGGCCGACCGGTTCGACCTCGTCGGCATCCACGCCCACGCCGGCAGCGGCGTCCTCCACGACGACCTGGACGACCACTGCCGCGCCATCGGGAAGGTCGCCGACATGGGCCGACGGGTCGAACGCGAGGTCACGCCGCTTTCGTTCGTCGACTTCGGCGGCGGCTTCGGCGTGCCCTACCGCGAGGACGAGGAACCGCTTGACATGCAGGTCGTCGGCGAGAAAGTGCGCGACGCGGTCGGCGACCTCGACGCCCAAATCAAGCTCGAACCGGGTCGCTACGTCGTCGCCGACGCCGAGCTCATCCTCACGGCGGTCAACACCGTCAAGGAGGCGCCCGCCGCGACCGTCGTCGGCGTCGACGCCTCGCTGGCGACGCTCATCCGGCCGGCGATGTTCGGGTCGTACCACCCGATTCGGAACGTTTCGGCGCCCAAGCGGGAGGCGGAACCCGTCTCTGTCGGCGGCCCGTGCTGTACCAGCGCCGACGTGTTCTGTACCGACCGACCCATCGCCCGCCCGGAGCGGACGGACCTGCTCGCCATCGGCAACGCCGGCGCCTACGGCTACGAGCTCGCGAACCAGTTCCACTCCCAGCCCCGGCCCGCGGAGGTCGCCATCGAGGGCGGCGAGACGCGGGTCGTCCGGGAGCGCGAGACGCTCGCGGACGTGACCCGGATGGAGCGATGA
- a CDS encoding 2,3,4,5-tetrahydropyridine-2,6-dicarboxylate N-succinyltransferase — translation MPGQDLQHNIEDLWTAYEQGTTVEDVEPAQLDTLDEFLAALETGEVRAAEKVDGEWEANEWVKQGILLNFSFRKTREREHGGVTYHDVLPLRDTADLGDRGTRNTPDGTTIRRGAYLGEDCIMMSPSFVNIGAHVGDGTLIDSCDTVGSCAQIGENVKLGANTLIGGVLEPVESAPVIVEDDVALGAGCRVTSGFVVGEGSIVGENTLLTPRIPVYDLVEEEVIYGELPPERRAFQRFVDSSVGDHDLIPGGAYKPAVVATDVEEETLEATEREDALRD, via the coding sequence ATGCCCGGACAAGACCTGCAGCACAACATCGAGGACCTCTGGACAGCGTACGAACAGGGCACCACCGTCGAGGACGTCGAGCCGGCACAGCTCGACACGCTCGACGAGTTCCTCGCCGCCCTGGAGACTGGCGAGGTGCGGGCCGCCGAGAAGGTCGACGGCGAGTGGGAGGCAAACGAGTGGGTGAAACAGGGCATCCTGCTGAACTTCTCTTTCCGGAAGACCCGCGAACGCGAACACGGCGGCGTCACTTACCACGACGTGCTCCCGCTGCGTGACACCGCCGACCTCGGGGACCGAGGGACCCGCAACACGCCCGACGGGACGACCATCCGCCGCGGTGCCTACCTGGGCGAGGACTGCATCATGATGTCGCCCTCCTTCGTCAATATCGGCGCCCACGTCGGCGACGGCACGCTCATCGACTCCTGTGACACGGTCGGCTCCTGTGCCCAGATCGGCGAGAACGTCAAGCTCGGCGCGAACACGCTCATCGGCGGCGTCCTCGAACCGGTCGAGAGCGCCCCGGTCATCGTCGAGGACGACGTCGCCCTGGGTGCGGGCTGTCGGGTCACGAGCGGCTTCGTCGTCGGCGAGGGCTCCATCGTCGGCGAGAACACGCTGCTGACGCCGCGCATCCCCGTCTACGACCTCGTCGAGGAGGAAGTCATCTACGGCGAACTGCCGCCCGAGCGACGGGCCTTCCAGCGGTTCGTCGACTCCTCCGTCGGCGACCACGACCTCATCCCCGGCGGCGCCTACAAGCCCGCCGTGGTGGCGACTGACGTCGAAGAGGAGACGCTCGAAGCGACGGAGCGGGAAGACGCGCTGCGGGACTAG
- a CDS encoding M20 family metallopeptidase, with translation MSVGFDLEGFHREAVETDSTEDVGPMRDLLVATLDRAGADPTVDELGNVVATAGAADPDAAAAADGTYLVLNTHIDTVPPHLPYERREEPPGDERVDGTGGGLTGDVVCGRGACDAKGPLAALVEAFLTVEPADGAVTLAVSIDEETTQTGGAHLAETLDADGYIVGEPTGLDVCTAAKGQFEGTVTIHGESGHAADPESGANAIRAAAPVLQAIESYDETEGPATHDTLGRPILTPSMVEGGEATNQIPAECTITFDRRSVPPETSDEFPAALEAHLSEWLPDSMSLDVALIRPDTPFPDAFATDPEADLVTTLREASGGTVRPFEAATEASYFAEHGPTVVFGPGVLSDDVGSVAHSKREYVRLSEVRAAARAVRETVERLV, from the coding sequence ATGAGCGTCGGCTTCGACCTCGAAGGGTTCCACCGGGAGGCCGTCGAGACCGACTCGACCGAGGACGTGGGCCCGATGCGTGACCTGCTCGTGGCGACGCTGGACCGCGCCGGCGCCGACCCGACCGTCGACGAGCTGGGTAACGTCGTCGCGACGGCGGGCGCGGCCGACCCCGACGCCGCGGCCGCCGCAGACGGGACCTACCTCGTCTTGAACACCCACATCGACACCGTGCCGCCCCATCTCCCCTACGAGCGCCGGGAGGAGCCGCCCGGGGACGAGCGCGTCGACGGGACGGGGGGCGGTCTCACCGGCGACGTCGTCTGTGGCCGCGGGGCCTGCGACGCCAAGGGGCCACTCGCTGCGCTCGTCGAGGCCTTCCTCACCGTCGAGCCCGCCGACGGGGCGGTGACGCTGGCCGTCTCAATCGACGAGGAGACGACCCAGACGGGGGGCGCACACCTCGCCGAGACGCTCGATGCGGACGGTTACATCGTCGGCGAGCCCACGGGGCTGGACGTCTGTACCGCGGCGAAGGGCCAGTTCGAGGGCACCGTCACCATCCACGGCGAGAGCGGTCACGCGGCGGACCCCGAGAGTGGGGCCAACGCAATCCGGGCGGCCGCACCGGTTCTGCAAGCCATCGAAAGCTACGACGAGACGGAAGGCCCGGCGACCCACGACACGCTGGGTCGCCCCATCCTGACGCCGTCGATGGTCGAGGGCGGCGAGGCGACAAACCAGATACCCGCCGAGTGTACCATCACGTTCGACCGGCGCTCGGTGCCCCCGGAGACCAGCGACGAGTTCCCCGCGGCGCTGGAGGCCCACCTCTCGGAGTGGCTCCCCGACTCGATGTCGCTTGACGTGGCGCTTATCCGACCGGACACCCCGTTTCCCGACGCCTTCGCCACGGACCCCGAGGCCGACCTCGTCACGACGTTGCGTGAGGCCAGCGGCGGGACCGTCCGGCCGTTCGAGGCCGCGACGGAGGCCTCCTACTTCGCCGAGCACGGTCCGACAGTCGTCTTCGGCCCCGGAGTGCTGTCCGACGATGTCGGCTCCGTCGCCCACTCCAAGCGGGAGTACGTCCGTCTCTCCGAGGTCCGGGCGGCCGCCCGCGCGGTCCGCGAGACCGTCGAGCGTCTAGTCTAG
- the purB gene encoding adenylosuccinate lyase, with the protein MTDRGPLAAVSPLDGRYTRYTEPLVPYASERALMRARVEVEVEYLIALADLEATPLSISDGQRADLRALYEAFDDEDATIVKQLETEGYGEYSATNHDVKAIEYFIRLGMPEGLDADHWIHFGLTSEDVNNLAHRLLVKPAAEDVLVPELRDIRDTLVEMAHEYADLPMLARTHGQPATPTTFGKEMAVYASRLGRAVTRIERAADDLSGKLAGASGTYAAHHAAYPDVDWPAVASDFVDSLGLAHEPLTTQVNPCDDLAALFDAVRGANNVLLDMDRDMWLYVSDRYLGQQSVEGETGSSTMPHKVNPIDFENSEGNLSKANSDLVFLGDYVTNSRLQRDLSDSTVKRNIGAAFAYSLIAYGKCQNGLAKVVPNEQVMREELDGTPEIIGEAVQTILRREGHDDAYEQVKKATRGKAVTIEDFRELFADLDVSEDVRAELEALTPAGYTGLAADLAAGADGA; encoded by the coding sequence ATGACCGACAGAGGCCCCCTCGCAGCCGTTTCGCCCCTCGACGGGCGCTACACCCGTTACACCGAACCGCTCGTCCCGTACGCCAGCGAGCGGGCGCTCATGCGCGCCCGCGTCGAGGTCGAGGTGGAGTATCTCATCGCGCTGGCCGACCTCGAAGCCACGCCGCTGTCGATATCCGACGGCCAGCGAGCCGATCTCCGCGCGCTTTACGAGGCGTTCGACGACGAAGACGCGACCATCGTCAAGCAGTTAGAGACCGAGGGGTACGGCGAGTATTCGGCCACGAACCACGACGTCAAGGCCATCGAGTACTTCATCCGCCTCGGCATGCCCGAGGGGCTCGACGCCGACCACTGGATTCACTTCGGGCTGACCAGCGAGGACGTGAACAACCTCGCTCACCGGCTGCTGGTCAAGCCCGCCGCCGAGGACGTACTCGTCCCGGAACTCCGCGACATCCGCGACACGCTCGTCGAGATGGCCCACGAGTACGCTGACCTGCCGATGCTCGCCCGGACCCACGGCCAGCCCGCGACCCCCACCACCTTCGGCAAGGAGATGGCCGTCTACGCCTCGCGGCTCGGGCGGGCCGTCACCCGCATCGAGCGGGCCGCGGACGACCTCTCGGGGAAACTCGCCGGCGCGTCGGGCACCTACGCGGCTCACCACGCCGCCTACCCGGACGTGGACTGGCCCGCCGTCGCCAGCGACTTCGTCGACTCGCTGGGCCTGGCCCACGAGCCGCTGACCACGCAGGTCAACCCCTGTGACGACCTCGCCGCGCTCTTCGACGCGGTTCGGGGTGCCAACAACGTCCTGCTGGACATGGACCGGGACATGTGGCTCTACGTCTCCGACCGCTATCTCGGACAGCAGTCCGTCGAGGGCGAGACCGGCTCCTCGACGATGCCCCACAAGGTCAACCCGATAGACTTCGAGAACAGCGAGGGGAACCTCTCGAAAGCGAACTCGGACCTCGTCTTCCTGGGCGATTACGTCACCAACTCCCGCCTCCAGCGGGACCTCTCGGACTCGACGGTCAAGCGCAACATCGGCGCCGCCTTCGCGTACTCCCTTATCGCCTACGGCAAGTGTCAGAACGGGCTGGCGAAGGTCGTGCCGAACGAGCAGGTCATGCGCGAGGAGCTTGACGGGACGCCCGAGATCATCGGGGAGGCGGTCCAGACTATCCTCCGCCGCGAGGGTCACGACGACGCCTACGAGCAGGTGAAGAAGGCGACACGGGGCAAGGCGGTGACCATCGAGGACTTCCGGGAGCTGTTTGCCGACCTCGACGTCAGCGAGGACGTGCGAGCGGAGCTAGAGGCGCTGACGCCGGCGGGCTACACCGGACTCGCGGCCGATCTGGCGGCGGGCGCCGACGGGGCGTAG
- a CDS encoding phosphoribosyltransferase, with translation MFTDRTDAGEQLAAEVRQSAFAVDVVLGIPRGGLPVARPVADALDVPLDVVVASKVGAPDNPELAVAAVADDGTVWYNDSLVGKLDLPAGYLDDETDRERRAAREKFDRYREGRPPLSLDGKRVCLVDDGLATGATMFACVERVRAAGAESVAAAVPVGSPRTADELEPRVDDLVVLERPRSFRAVGQFFRDFSQVTDEEAMALLD, from the coding sequence ATGTTCACGGACCGCACGGACGCCGGTGAACAGCTGGCCGCGGAGGTCCGTCAGTCGGCGTTCGCTGTCGATGTCGTCCTCGGTATCCCGCGCGGCGGGCTTCCCGTCGCCCGCCCCGTGGCGGACGCGCTCGACGTGCCCCTGGACGTGGTGGTCGCGAGCAAGGTCGGCGCGCCCGACAACCCCGAGCTGGCGGTCGCCGCCGTCGCCGACGACGGGACGGTCTGGTACAACGACTCGCTGGTCGGGAAGCTCGACCTGCCGGCGGGGTATCTGGACGACGAGACCGACCGCGAACGGCGGGCCGCCCGGGAGAAGTTCGACCGCTACCGCGAGGGCCGCCCGCCCCTTTCCCTCGACGGCAAGCGCGTCTGTCTCGTCGACGACGGGCTCGCCACGGGCGCGACGATGTTCGCCTGCGTCGAGCGGGTCCGAGCGGCCGGCGCCGAAAGCGTCGCCGCCGCGGTCCCGGTCGGCTCGCCCCGGACCGCCGACGAACTGGAGCCGCGGGTCGACGACCTCGTGGTGCTGGAGCGGCCCCGGTCGTTCAGGGCCGTCGGGCAGTTCTTCCGGGACTTCTCGCAGGTGACCGACGAGGAAGCGATGGCGCTCCTAGACTAG